The Novosphingobium kaempferiae genome includes a window with the following:
- a CDS encoding serine hydrolase domain-containing protein, with protein MIDRPSIDRIGAALDRRMLLRMGAAAGLGAMLPRLAWAAEQREIMPRVRALVERWVGPGKFPGMVASLGLPGRDPQFVARGSEGFTDADAVTPDSLFRIYSMTKPVTAMAAMQLIDQGRLALDQPVHDVLPQFREMMVQDVYDGSVTALHKAPRPMTMRHLVTHTSGLGYTIIQNGPIRALMQGKGLVPGQVSRLVAPGLDWGTSVKGLDHFAERLAQVPLVADPGTRWSYSMGLDLMGRVIEVVSGRPFDAYLQDTIFGPAGMTSTWFQVPGAEAHRLTTNYVAVGEVLAPIDEGATSIYLDRPAFPFGGAGLVSSPRDYDRFLRMLAQGGTIDGVRVLGEAAVRMGTSNLLPPGVSMPESFGGPSGFGAGGRVGQGVESGLYGWSGAAGTVGMVDMIHGLRSQIFVQFMPPDALDLLPEFQTALKADVTAILEKP; from the coding sequence ATGATCGACCGGCCCAGCATCGACAGGATCGGTGCGGCGCTCGACCGGCGGATGCTGCTGCGGATGGGCGCGGCGGCGGGGCTGGGCGCAATGCTGCCCCGGCTGGCATGGGCGGCGGAGCAGCGCGAGATCATGCCCAGGGTCCGGGCTCTGGTGGAGCGCTGGGTGGGGCCGGGCAAGTTTCCCGGCATGGTCGCCTCGCTCGGCCTGCCGGGGCGCGATCCGCAATTCGTCGCGCGCGGGTCCGAGGGTTTCACCGATGCCGATGCGGTCACGCCCGACAGCCTGTTTCGCATCTATTCGATGACCAAGCCGGTCACGGCGATGGCGGCGATGCAGCTGATCGATCAGGGCAGGCTGGCGCTCGACCAGCCGGTTCATGACGTGCTGCCGCAGTTTCGCGAGATGATGGTGCAGGACGTCTACGACGGCTCCGTCACCGCGCTGCACAAGGCGCCCCGGCCGATGACCATGCGCCATCTGGTCACGCATACGTCGGGCCTTGGCTACACGATCATCCAGAACGGGCCGATCCGCGCATTGATGCAGGGCAAGGGCCTCGTCCCCGGTCAGGTCAGCCGCCTCGTCGCGCCGGGGCTAGACTGGGGGACATCGGTCAAGGGGCTGGACCATTTCGCCGAGCGGCTGGCGCAAGTGCCGCTGGTTGCCGATCCGGGCACGCGCTGGAGTTATTCCATGGGGCTCGACCTGATGGGCCGGGTGATCGAGGTGGTGAGCGGCAGGCCCTTCGACGCCTACCTTCAAGACACCATCTTCGGCCCCGCCGGGATGACGAGCACATGGTTTCAGGTGCCCGGTGCCGAGGCGCACCGCCTGACCACCAACTACGTGGCGGTGGGCGAAGTGCTGGCGCCCATCGACGAGGGCGCGACCTCGATCTACCTCGACAGGCCCGCGTTCCCGTTCGGCGGGGCTGGCCTCGTCAGCAGCCCGCGCGACTACGACAGGTTCCTCAGGATGCTGGCGCAGGGCGGCACGATCGACGGGGTGCGCGTGCTGGGCGAAGCCGCGGTGCGGATGGGCACGTCGAACCTGCTTCCCCCCGGCGTCTCCATGCCCGAGAGCTTCGGCGGCCCCAGCGGTTTCGGCGCAGGCGGCCGTGTGGGGCAGGGGGTGGAGAGCGGACTTTACGGCTGGTCTGGCGCGGCGGGGACGGTGGGCATGGTCGACATGATCCACGGGCTTCGCTCGCAGATCTTCGTGCAGTTCATGCCGCCCGATGCGCTCGACCTGCTGCCCGAGTTCCAGACGGCCCTGAAGGCCGACGTGACCGCGATCCTGGAGAAACCCTGA
- the adh gene encoding aldehyde dehydrogenase: MLEQALGKFSGESLIRETFDNFIGGKWVAPVKGQYFDNVSPVTGQVVCRVARGTAEDIELALDAAHAARAAWGKASPIERSNTLLKIADRLEANLDRLALVETIDNGKPIRETTAADIPLAIDHFRYFAGVLRAQEGSIAEIDHDTVAYHFHEPLGVVGQIIPWNFPILMAAWKLAPALAAGNCVVLKPAEQTPMSILVLAETIADLLPPGVLNIVNGFGIEAGKPLATNKRIAKIAFTGETTTGRLIMQYASENLIPCTLELGGKSPNIFFADVMAQDDDFLDKALEGFTMFALNQGEVCTCPSRALVHESIYDAFIEKAIARVEAIKLGSPLDPSTMIGAQASNDQLEKILSYIQIGRDEGAKVLTGGERASHDGELSQGYYVQPTVLEGHNKMRVFQEEIFGPVLAVTKFSTDEEALEIANDTLYGLGAGVWTRDGTRAYRFGRGIQAGRVWTNCYHAYPAHAAFGGYKQSGIGRETHKMMLDHYQQTKNLLVSYSPKKLGFF, from the coding sequence ATGCTGGAACAGGCGCTTGGCAAGTTCTCGGGTGAGTCGCTCATCCGCGAGACGTTCGACAATTTCATCGGCGGCAAGTGGGTCGCGCCGGTAAAGGGGCAGTACTTCGACAACGTGTCGCCCGTTACCGGGCAGGTGGTGTGCCGCGTCGCGCGCGGTACGGCGGAAGACATCGAGCTGGCGCTGGACGCCGCCCATGCCGCCAGGGCCGCATGGGGCAAGGCATCGCCCATCGAGCGTTCCAACACGCTGCTCAAGATCGCCGACCGGCTGGAGGCCAACCTCGACCGGCTGGCCCTCGTCGAGACGATCGACAACGGCAAGCCGATCCGCGAGACGACCGCCGCCGACATTCCCCTCGCCATCGACCACTTCCGCTACTTCGCGGGCGTGCTGCGGGCGCAGGAAGGCTCGATCGCCGAGATCGACCATGACACCGTCGCCTACCACTTCCACGAACCGCTGGGCGTCGTCGGCCAGATCATTCCGTGGAACTTCCCGATCCTGATGGCCGCGTGGAAGCTGGCCCCGGCGCTGGCGGCGGGCAACTGCGTGGTGCTCAAGCCCGCTGAGCAGACGCCGATGTCGATCCTGGTGCTGGCCGAGACCATCGCCGACCTGCTGCCGCCGGGCGTACTCAACATCGTCAACGGCTTCGGTATCGAGGCAGGCAAGCCGCTCGCCACCAACAAGCGCATCGCCAAGATCGCGTTCACCGGCGAGACGACCACCGGCCGCCTCATCATGCAGTACGCCTCGGAAAACCTGATCCCCTGCACGCTGGAACTGGGCGGCAAGAGCCCGAACATCTTCTTCGCCGACGTGATGGCGCAGGATGACGACTTCCTCGACAAGGCGCTGGAAGGCTTCACCATGTTCGCGCTCAATCAGGGTGAGGTCTGCACCTGCCCGAGCCGTGCGCTGGTGCACGAATCGATCTACGACGCCTTCATCGAGAAGGCGATCGCGCGGGTCGAGGCGATCAAGCTGGGCAGCCCGCTCGACCCGTCGACGATGATCGGCGCGCAGGCGTCGAACGACCAGCTGGAGAAGATCCTCAGCTACATCCAGATCGGCCGCGACGAGGGCGCGAAGGTGCTGACCGGCGGCGAGCGCGCGAGCCATGACGGCGAGCTTTCGCAGGGCTACTACGTGCAGCCGACCGTGCTGGAAGGCCACAACAAGATGCGCGTCTTCCAGGAGGAGATCTTCGGCCCGGTGCTCGCGGTGACGAAGTTCTCGACCGACGAGGAGGCGCTGGAGATCGCCAACGACACGCTCTACGGCCTCGGCGCCGGCGTATGGACCCGCGACGGGACGCGCGCCTATCGCTTCGGGCGCGGCATCCAGGCCGGTCGCGTGTGGACCAACTGCTACCACGCCTATCCCGCCCACGCGGCCTTCGGCGGCTACAAGCAGTCGGGCATCGGCCGCGAGACGCATAAGATGATGCTGGACCACTACCAGCAGACCAAGAACCTGCTCGTCAGCTACAGTCCGAAGAAGCTCGGCTTCTTCTGA
- a CDS encoding A/G-specific adenine glycosylase — MDASSDTAIAALLLDWYDAHARDLPWRAKPGAPAPDPYRVWMSEVMLQQTTVAAVKDYFAAFTARWPTVDALAAAADEDVMAAWAGLGYYARARNLLACAREVARQGGRFPDTEEGLRALPGLGAYTAAAVAAIAFGRRAVVVDANVERVVSRLFAIDAPLPGSRPEIRNWADTITPDRRAGDFAQAMMDLGATVCTSRGPRCLLCPIASACAARATGDPARFPVKTAKKAKAVRQGRAFWIERDGEEVWLVRRPGTGMLGGMRALPDDGWAARADGSGKGPLSGPWESAGKVGHVFTHFALELNLSVYLGEQIDGLGEGEWWPLDRLDEAGLPTLFAKAARLALAEREDA, encoded by the coding sequence ATGGACGCCAGTTCGGATACTGCAATCGCAGCACTGCTGCTCGACTGGTACGATGCCCATGCCCGCGACCTGCCGTGGCGGGCGAAACCCGGCGCCCCCGCGCCCGATCCCTACCGCGTGTGGATGTCCGAGGTCATGCTTCAGCAGACCACGGTTGCGGCGGTGAAGGATTACTTCGCCGCGTTCACCGCGCGCTGGCCCACCGTGGACGCGCTGGCGGCAGCGGCGGACGAGGACGTCATGGCCGCATGGGCGGGGCTCGGTTATTACGCCCGCGCCCGCAACCTGCTGGCCTGCGCCCGCGAGGTCGCGCGGCAGGGCGGGCGGTTTCCCGATACCGAGGAGGGCCTGCGCGCGCTGCCGGGGCTGGGAGCCTATACCGCCGCCGCGGTCGCCGCGATCGCCTTCGGGCGGCGCGCGGTGGTGGTGGACGCCAATGTCGAGCGCGTGGTCTCGCGCCTCTTCGCCATCGACGCGCCGCTGCCGGGATCGCGCCCCGAAATCCGCAACTGGGCCGACACGATCACGCCGGACCGCCGCGCGGGCGACTTTGCGCAGGCGATGATGGACCTTGGCGCGACGGTCTGCACATCGCGCGGGCCCCGCTGTCTGCTCTGCCCCATCGCCAGCGCCTGCGCCGCGCGGGCGACCGGCGATCCGGCGCGCTTTCCAGTCAAGACGGCTAAGAAGGCCAAGGCGGTCCGGCAGGGCCGCGCCTTCTGGATCGAGCGCGACGGAGAGGAAGTCTGGCTCGTCCGCCGCCCCGGCACCGGTATGCTCGGCGGGATGCGCGCGCTTCCCGACGACGGCTGGGCAGCACGCGCCGATGGTTCCGGAAAGGGGCCGCTGTCCGGGCCGTGGGAGAGCGCCGGGAAAGTCGGCCACGTCTTCACGCACTTCGCGCTGGAGCTGAACCTCTCGGTCTACCTCGGCGAGCAGATCGACGGACTGGGCGAGGGCGAATGGTGGCCGCTCGACCGGCTGGACGAGGCGGGCCTGCCGACGCTGTTCGCCAAGGCGGCGCGGCTGGCCTTGGCGGAACGGGAGGACGCATGA
- a CDS encoding L,D-transpeptidase family protein, whose product MLLASCGPHEEAKAPAKTVDTLAFANAPGGGETESADSLVMRAQVALDQAGFSPGVIDGNEGQSYKLALGGFQAARGLPETGQLDPATQQALFGGRNVPATRQVVIPAAFARGPFVPGLPKKISGQAEFDHLGYRSMTEALAERFHTTPDALVALNGPGTRLAAGRTIRVPAIANVPVATIEGDERGWSDTLQRLGVAGDQPTAERIVVDKSEGTLRVYDGKDKLVAQFPVTTGSGHDPLPLGQWEIKGTSRNPDYQYDPDLFWDANPNDKAKRLAPGPNGPVGVVWIDLSKEHYGIHGTPEPQNIGHTESHGCVRLTNWDAARLAQMVHSGTVVVFEA is encoded by the coding sequence GTGCTGCTGGCCTCCTGCGGCCCGCATGAGGAAGCGAAGGCTCCCGCGAAGACCGTCGACACGCTGGCCTTCGCCAATGCCCCCGGCGGCGGCGAGACCGAGTCCGCCGACAGCCTCGTCATGCGCGCGCAGGTCGCGCTCGATCAGGCGGGCTTCTCGCCCGGCGTGATCGACGGGAACGAGGGGCAGTCCTACAAGCTGGCGCTCGGCGGCTTCCAGGCGGCGCGCGGCCTGCCCGAGACCGGGCAGCTCGACCCGGCGACGCAGCAGGCACTGTTCGGCGGGCGCAACGTTCCGGCGACCCGGCAGGTGGTGATCCCCGCCGCCTTCGCGCGCGGGCCGTTCGTGCCGGGGCTGCCGAAGAAGATCTCCGGGCAGGCCGAATTCGACCACCTCGGCTACCGCTCGATGACCGAGGCGCTGGCCGAGCGGTTCCACACCACGCCCGATGCGCTCGTCGCCCTGAACGGGCCCGGCACGCGGCTGGCGGCGGGCCGCACCATCCGCGTCCCCGCGATTGCCAACGTCCCCGTCGCCACCATCGAAGGGGACGAGCGCGGCTGGTCGGACACGCTCCAGCGCCTCGGCGTCGCGGGCGACCAGCCCACGGCGGAGCGCATCGTCGTCGACAAGTCGGAAGGGACGCTCCGGGTCTACGACGGCAAGGACAAGCTGGTCGCGCAGTTCCCGGTGACGACGGGCAGCGGCCACGATCCGCTGCCGCTCGGCCAGTGGGAGATCAAGGGCACCTCGCGCAATCCGGACTACCAGTACGACCCGGACCTGTTCTGGGACGCCAATCCCAACGACAAGGCCAAGCGCCTCGCCCCCGGCCCGAACGGTCCCGTCGGCGTGGTGTGGATCGACCTGTCCAAGGAGCACTACGGCATCCACGGCACGCCCGAGCCGCAGAACATCGGCCACACCGAAAGCCACGGCTGCGTGCGGCTGACGAACTGGGACGCGGCGCGGCTTGCGCAGATGGTGCATTCCGGGACGGTGGTGGTGTTCGAGGCGTGA
- a CDS encoding ATP-binding protein, producing the protein MSANIVIGTAERGEPVEIDIKELLATRLLVQGNSGSGKSHLLRRILEESASIVQQVVIDPEGDFVSLAEEFGHVVIDGSAYGEAEIARLGARIRQHRASVVLALDELEIDQQMKCAAQFLNALFDAPREQWYPALVVVDEAQMFAPAAAGEVSEEARRVSLAAMTNLMCRGRKRGLAGVIATQRLAKLAKNVAAEASNFLMGRTFLDIDMIRAADLLGMERRQAEAIRDLGRGQFLGLGPAIARRPVSVSVGTVQTGAKSVTPGLAPLPTATTDELRELLHENLHVEPERPEFPRPAPRVTDDAETLARRIAANELLEPTTAQARERERERERNEPGAEESRAAMIEIMNAMADEPDCTFQSATTLFQDFTIRCRMKGISVRGLDATMFRRGFAAALAGITDPDDPRWEDLINLSKHVPDDALATFYVIARAAIDGKPCPDDMDLARIYGTSSPRRVQRLLDYLEKDGLLVVRTDFSGKRSVGLPDLGVTTAPIEA; encoded by the coding sequence GTGAGCGCGAACATCGTCATCGGCACCGCGGAACGCGGCGAGCCGGTAGAGATCGACATCAAGGAACTCTTGGCGACCCGCCTGCTGGTGCAGGGCAATTCCGGGTCCGGCAAGTCGCACCTGCTGCGCCGCATTCTTGAGGAAAGCGCTTCCATCGTCCAGCAGGTCGTCATCGACCCCGAAGGCGATTTCGTCTCGCTGGCCGAGGAATTCGGCCATGTCGTGATTGACGGATCGGCCTACGGAGAGGCGGAGATCGCCCGGCTCGGCGCGCGTATCCGCCAGCACCGCGCATCGGTGGTCCTCGCCCTCGACGAGCTGGAAATCGACCAGCAGATGAAGTGCGCGGCGCAGTTCCTCAACGCCCTGTTCGATGCCCCGCGCGAGCAGTGGTATCCCGCGCTGGTCGTGGTGGACGAGGCGCAGATGTTCGCCCCCGCCGCCGCCGGTGAGGTATCCGAAGAAGCCCGCCGCGTCAGCCTTGCGGCGATGACCAACCTCATGTGCCGTGGGCGCAAGCGCGGTCTGGCGGGCGTGATCGCCACCCAGCGGCTGGCCAAGCTCGCCAAGAACGTCGCGGCGGAAGCCAGCAACTTCCTGATGGGGCGCACTTTCCTCGACATCGACATGATCCGCGCCGCCGACCTTCTCGGCATGGAGCGGCGTCAGGCAGAAGCGATCCGCGATCTCGGGCGCGGGCAGTTCCTTGGCCTCGGCCCCGCCATCGCGCGCCGCCCGGTCTCGGTGAGCGTGGGCACGGTCCAGACCGGCGCGAAGTCGGTCACGCCGGGCCTCGCGCCGCTGCCGACCGCGACCACCGACGAACTGCGCGAACTGCTCCACGAGAACCTCCACGTCGAGCCGGAACGCCCCGAATTCCCGCGCCCCGCGCCCCGGGTGACGGACGATGCCGAGACGCTCGCGCGCCGCATCGCCGCCAACGAACTGCTCGAACCCACCACCGCGCAGGCGCGGGAGAGGGAGCGCGAGCGGGAGCGCAACGAGCCCGGCGCCGAGGAAAGCCGCGCGGCGATGATCGAGATCATGAACGCCATGGCCGACGAACCGGACTGCACGTTCCAGTCCGCGACCACGCTGTTCCAGGATTTCACGATCCGCTGCCGCATGAAGGGCATCTCCGTCCGGGGGCTGGACGCGACGATGTTCCGCCGGGGATTCGCAGCCGCGCTGGCCGGGATCACCGATCCCGACGATCCGCGGTGGGAGGATCTCATCAATCTTTCCAAGCACGTTCCCGACGATGCGCTGGCGACGTTCTACGTCATCGCCCGGGCCGCGATCGACGGAAAACCGTGCCCTGACGACATGGATCTTGCCCGGATCTACGGCACCAGCAGCCCGCGCCGGGTGCAGCGCCTGCTCGATTATCTGGAGAAGGACGGGCTGCTCGTCGTGCGTACCGACTTCTCGGGCAAGCGCTCGGTCGGGCTGCCCGATCTGGGCGTGACAACCGCACCGATAGAGGCGTAA
- a CDS encoding DUF4169 family protein: MAEIINLRMARKARDRAADKAKAAQNRAKHGLTRDALNGTKAEQKRTERTLDGAKRDTDRND; encoded by the coding sequence ATGGCCGAGATCATCAACCTGCGCATGGCCCGCAAGGCCCGCGACCGTGCCGCCGACAAGGCGAAAGCGGCTCAAAACCGTGCGAAACACGGGCTCACCAGGGATGCACTGAACGGCACCAAGGCCGAACAGAAGCGCACCGAGCGCACCCTTGACGGCGCCAAGCGCGATACGGACCGGAACGACTGA
- a CDS encoding DUF1801 domain-containing protein, with protein sequence MTGPKLLSGGNPQIPKGDGDAPVQAYIAAMPGWKRRVGEAIDAIVTRTVPQVRKAVKWNTPLYGMAEREWFLGFHCFDRYVKVTFFKGMSLDPVPPEKSKQAEVRYFHIHEDDAIDEAAFAEWVRQASVLPGARM encoded by the coding sequence ATGACCGGGCCGAAGCTGCTCTCCGGGGGCAACCCGCAGATACCCAAGGGCGACGGCGATGCGCCGGTGCAGGCCTATATCGCCGCGATGCCCGGCTGGAAGCGCCGCGTCGGCGAAGCGATCGACGCCATCGTCACGCGCACGGTGCCGCAAGTGCGCAAGGCGGTGAAGTGGAACACCCCGCTCTACGGCATGGCAGAGCGTGAGTGGTTCCTCGGCTTCCATTGCTTCGACCGCTATGTGAAGGTGACGTTCTTCAAGGGCATGTCGCTCGATCCGGTGCCGCCGGAAAAGTCGAAGCAGGCCGAAGTGCGCTACTTCCACATCCATGAGGACGACGCGATCGACGAGGCCGCCTTTGCCGAATGGGTCAGGCAGGCGAGCGTGCTGCCCGGCGCGCGGATGTAG
- the mgtE gene encoding magnesium transporter has translation MSETDLKHDPADEAQDTLRAEDVPVSGQAASESDSLDEDNRLKPEFVRNVKDALDDEDTDRVYDLVEGLHPADIADLFELIDERERLTLASAIRDLMGVEVIAELNDWVREALVEALPADVVAEIAEQLDTDDAVAMLEDLDEEDQQAVLAEMEPEDRAAIESALSYPEESAGRLMSRDFVAVHESMTVGDLIDFLREHRELPTEFWEVFIVDPMHRPIGTCSLSWILRTPRNIPLYDVMARDQTLIPVDMDQEEVALRFQKYALISAAVVDTSGRLIGQITVDDIVHIIQEEAGEDALLLSGAGDGDINEPILLTVRARLTWLVVNLATAMLAASVVGLFQGAITRFALLAVLMPIVSGMGGNAGTQTLAVAVRAIATNQLTDSNTVRMILRELRIAIANGTALGLLIGIGTWLIFGNPLLGAVIASAMVINNLVAGLMGILVPLTLDRFNVDPAVSSAVFVTTATDTMGFFSFLGLAVLTGLA, from the coding sequence ATGAGCGAAACGGACCTCAAGCACGACCCGGCAGACGAAGCGCAGGACACCCTGCGCGCCGAAGACGTGCCAGTGTCGGGGCAGGCAGCGTCCGAATCCGATTCGCTCGACGAGGACAACCGCCTCAAGCCCGAGTTCGTGCGCAACGTTAAGGACGCGCTCGACGACGAGGACACCGACCGGGTCTACGACCTTGTCGAAGGGCTGCACCCCGCCGACATCGCCGACCTGTTCGAGCTGATCGACGAGCGCGAGCGCCTTACCCTCGCCAGCGCGATCCGCGACCTCATGGGCGTGGAAGTCATCGCCGAGCTGAACGACTGGGTCCGCGAGGCGCTGGTCGAAGCGCTGCCCGCCGACGTAGTCGCGGAAATCGCCGAGCAGCTCGACACCGACGACGCCGTCGCGATGCTGGAGGATCTCGACGAGGAGGACCAGCAGGCCGTCCTCGCCGAGATGGAGCCGGAAGACCGCGCCGCCATCGAATCGGCGCTGTCCTATCCAGAGGAGTCCGCCGGTCGACTGATGAGCCGCGATTTCGTCGCGGTTCACGAATCGATGACGGTGGGCGATCTCATCGATTTCCTGCGCGAACATCGCGAGCTGCCGACCGAGTTCTGGGAAGTGTTCATCGTCGATCCGATGCACCGCCCGATCGGCACCTGCTCGCTCTCGTGGATCCTGCGCACGCCGCGCAACATCCCGCTCTACGACGTCATGGCGCGCGACCAGACGCTGATCCCGGTCGACATGGATCAGGAGGAAGTCGCGCTGCGCTTCCAGAAATACGCGCTGATCTCGGCGGCGGTGGTGGATACCTCCGGCCGCCTGATCGGCCAGATCACGGTCGACGACATCGTCCACATCATTCAGGAAGAAGCGGGTGAGGACGCCCTGCTGCTGTCCGGTGCAGGCGACGGCGACATCAACGAGCCGATCCTGCTGACCGTGCGCGCGCGCCTGACCTGGCTGGTGGTGAACCTTGCCACGGCGATGCTGGCGGCCTCTGTCGTCGGGCTGTTCCAGGGCGCGATCACGCGGTTCGCGCTGCTGGCGGTGCTGATGCCGATCGTCTCGGGCATGGGCGGCAACGCGGGCACGCAGACGCTGGCCGTGGCCGTGCGCGCCATCGCCACGAACCAGCTCACCGATTCGAACACCGTGCGCATGATCCTGCGCGAACTGCGCATCGCGATAGCCAACGGCACCGCGCTCGGCCTGCTGATCGGCATCGGGACATGGCTGATCTTCGGCAACCCGCTGCTCGGCGCGGTGATCGCCTCGGCCATGGTCATCAACAATCTCGTCGCGGGGCTGATGGGCATCCTCGTGCCGCTGACGCTGGACAGGTTCAACGTCGATCCGGCGGTCTCCTCCGCCGTGTTCGTGACGACGGCGACCGATACGATGGGCTTCTTCTCGTTCCTCGGGCTGGCGGTGCTGACGGGTCTGGCCTGA
- the nudC gene encoding NAD(+) diphosphatase, producing the protein MLLAAPKPPIAFAGSHIDRADHIRGNPDAIAALMGPAARLLRLDGLDPVMGPEGGLEWGSLAEASQDAELLFLGLDGERGCFAQVLPGIPAAGAPSWNAMNALEPQELAAYGGARALVGWHSRHRFCAVCGSPTVLAKGGWQRSCTGCGAEHFPRVDPVTIMTVEHDGRLLLGRQPRFPAHRYSALAGFVEPGETIEEAVAREVFEEAGVRVRDVEYVASQPWPFPSSLMIGCHAYADDPAIVIDETELEDVRWFTREECVDALEAVAVGDMGRAFGAPPKHAVAHVLLRWWVERG; encoded by the coding sequence GTGCTGCTTGCTGCCCCGAAACCTCCGATAGCCTTCGCCGGATCGCACATCGACCGCGCCGACCACATTCGCGGCAATCCCGACGCGATCGCGGCGCTGATGGGGCCAGCCGCCCGCCTGTTGCGGCTCGACGGGCTGGACCCGGTGATGGGGCCGGAGGGCGGGCTCGAATGGGGCTCGCTGGCCGAAGCGTCGCAGGATGCGGAACTGCTTTTCCTCGGCCTCGACGGGGAGCGCGGCTGCTTCGCGCAAGTGCTGCCCGGCATCCCCGCCGCCGGAGCGCCGAGCTGGAATGCGATGAACGCGCTGGAGCCGCAGGAACTGGCGGCCTACGGCGGCGCCCGCGCGCTCGTCGGCTGGCATTCGCGGCACCGCTTCTGCGCCGTCTGCGGATCGCCCACAGTGCTCGCCAAGGGCGGCTGGCAGCGCTCCTGCACCGGCTGCGGCGCCGAGCATTTCCCCCGCGTCGATCCCGTCACGATCATGACCGTCGAGCACGACGGCAGGCTGCTCCTCGGCCGCCAGCCGCGCTTTCCGGCGCACCGCTACTCCGCGCTCGCAGGCTTCGTCGAGCCGGGCGAAACCATCGAGGAAGCCGTCGCGCGCGAGGTCTTCGAGGAAGCGGGCGTGCGCGTGCGGGACGTGGAATACGTCGCCAGCCAGCCCTGGCCGTTCCCGTCCTCGCTGATGATCGGCTGCCACGCCTATGCCGACGACCCGGCCATCGTCATCGACGAGACCGAGCTTGAGGACGTGCGCTGGTTCACCCGCGAGGAATGCGTGGACGCGCTGGAAGCGGTGGCGGTGGGCGACATGGGCCGCGCCTTCGGAGCGCCGCCGAAGCACGCGGTCGCGCACGTCCTGCTGCGCTGGTGGGTGGAGCGGGGATGA
- a CDS encoding DUF1489 family protein translates to MPLNMTKIAFSAESPASLRAWLESHPDEALMTTRYLPKRHEEMIGGSLYWIFEHALIGRSPILGFDQRPDGRWHIRLEPRLIPVQTKPKRAHQGWRYLTDEDAPRDLEEGESAGDAMPPKLARELAKLGLV, encoded by the coding sequence ATGCCGCTGAACATGACCAAGATCGCCTTTTCCGCCGAAAGCCCCGCCTCGCTGCGTGCGTGGCTGGAAAGCCACCCGGATGAGGCGCTGATGACCACGCGCTACCTGCCCAAGCGGCACGAGGAGATGATCGGCGGCTCGCTCTACTGGATCTTCGAGCATGCGCTGATCGGCCGCTCGCCCATCCTCGGGTTCGACCAGCGCCCCGACGGTCGCTGGCACATCCGGCTGGAGCCGCGCCTGATCCCCGTCCAGACCAAGCCCAAGCGCGCCCACCAGGGCTGGCGCTACCTCACCGACGAGGACGCCCCCCGCGATCTGGAAGAGGGCGAGAGCGCGGGCGACGCCATGCCGCCCAAGCTGGCCCGCGAACTGGCGAAGCTGGGGCTGGTCTGA
- a CDS encoding DUF779 domain-containing protein, with protein sequence MSLHPDLPPRILATPEAEGWIMRLREKHGPLMFHQSGGCCDGSAPMCFVEGEFRVGGQDVLLGTLVGGTRVWIGAAQFEYWRHTQVTIDVVPGRGAGMSLEAPEGVRFIVRSRIFTDEENAVLEAAGDPPRGDAVNALGERGDSA encoded by the coding sequence ATGAGCCTGCATCCCGATCTCCCGCCCCGCATCCTCGCTACGCCCGAGGCGGAAGGCTGGATCATGCGGCTGCGCGAGAAGCACGGGCCGCTGATGTTCCACCAGTCGGGCGGCTGCTGCGACGGCTCCGCGCCGATGTGCTTCGTCGAGGGGGAGTTCCGCGTCGGCGGGCAGGATGTACTGCTCGGCACGCTGGTCGGCGGCACCCGCGTGTGGATCGGCGCGGCGCAGTTCGAGTACTGGCGGCACACGCAAGTCACCATCGATGTGGTGCCCGGGCGCGGCGCGGGGATGAGCCTCGAAGCGCCCGAGGGCGTGCGCTTCATCGTGCGCAGCCGCATCTTCACGGACGAGGAGAACGCGGTGCTCGAAGCGGCGGGTGACCCGCCGCGGGGCGATGCCGTTAACGCGCTTGGCGAGCGAGGGGACTCGGCCTAG
- a CDS encoding peptidylprolyl isomerase: MADEFLTLTLDTGNGEGGDVKIKLRPDLAPGHVERIKELATEGFYDGVKFHRVIPGFMAQGGCPNGTGMGGSSKPDLKAEFNAEPHVRGVCSMARTSAPHSANSQFFIVFDDATFLDKQYTVWGQVVEGMELVDALPKGEPPREPGKIVKATVSEG, from the coding sequence ATGGCTGACGAATTCCTCACCCTCACGCTCGACACCGGCAACGGCGAAGGCGGCGACGTCAAGATCAAGCTGCGCCCCGACCTCGCCCCCGGCCACGTCGAGCGCATCAAGGAACTGGCCACCGAAGGCTTCTACGACGGCGTGAAGTTCCATCGCGTGATCCCCGGCTTCATGGCGCAGGGCGGCTGCCCCAACGGCACCGGCATGGGCGGTTCGTCCAAGCCCGACCTGAAGGCCGAGTTCAACGCCGAGCCGCACGTCCGCGGCGTGTGCTCGATGGCCCGCACCAGCGCGCCGCACTCGGCGAACAGCCAGTTCTTCATCGTGTTCGACGACGCGACCTTCCTCGACAAGCAGTACACCGTCTGGGGCCAGGTCGTCGAAGGCATGGAACTCGTCGACGCGCTGCCCAAGGGCGAGCCGCCGCGCGAGCCGGGCAAGATCGTCAAGGCGACGGTCAGCGAAGGCTGA